One segment of Candidatus Aegiribacteria sp. DNA contains the following:
- a CDS encoding type II toxin-antitoxin system RelE/ParE family toxin, with protein MSRAYQVLWADVAKNDLKEILEYIAIDNRLSALEIFQEIKQRASSLYTFPERGRVVPELLDQGILIYREIVVPPWKIIYRISDKFVYVLSVLDSRRNVEDILLKRLAY; from the coding sequence GTGAGCCGGGCGTATCAAGTACTGTGGGCTGATGTCGCCAAGAATGATTTGAAGGAAATTCTTGAATATATTGCAATTGATAACCGCTTAAGTGCGTTAGAGATATTTCAAGAAATCAAACAAAGAGCATCTAGCCTTTATACCTTTCCTGAGCGTGGTCGCGTTGTACCAGAGCTTCTAGATCAAGGCATCCTTATATATCGCGAAATAGTCGTCCCACCTTGGAAAATTATATACAGAATCTCAGATAAATTCGTGTATGTGCTGTCTGTATTGGATTCAAGACGAAATGTAGAGGATATATTGCTGAAACGATTAGCATATT